A single region of the Pyricularia oryzae 70-15 chromosome 4, whole genome shotgun sequence genome encodes:
- a CDS encoding serine/threonine-protein phosphatase dullard translates to MSRDADVQAHSTAHGSKEKETLTPEDGGSGRKGRGLLNVPSRSSSQRMQPSSTSTGLGGAATGESRDSVDGHSKESKGSQFGRRRRGSASSNHSGVANSQTNTPANSQPSSPPPQSQKRKKGGLLSLFGCCGVPDTANALENGDHPLPNHKVEKIPNRPATASRRTATPSDQATPTKTLYEKEQTQPTQSTSDSSRTKRVSASTTNQDQSTVGERESESKQQPLVGSGGPVVTVQPPQVSGIPESSAQQSQPPSQDTDGDVEMQDEGASQGDVAQQSVEAAQQKLPPPPPGPIPSSNAAEEPVASSDNDMIPAAVPEPPEQKYLLPPIQPRFKGKKCLVLDLDETLVHSSFKILHQADFTIPVEIEGNYHNVYVIKRPGVDQFMKRVGELYEVVVFTASVSKYGDPLLDQLDIHNVVHHRLFRESCYNHQGNYVKDLSQVGRDLKDTIIIDNSPTSYIFHPQHAVPISSWFSDAHDNELLDLIPVLEDLAGSNVQDVSLVLDVTL, encoded by the exons ATGTCTCGCGACGCCGACGTACAAGCACATTCGACGGCACACGGCtcaaaggaaaaggagacGCTTACTCCCGAAGACGGCGGAAGCGGAAGGAAGGGTCGTGGGCTCCTGAACGTACCATCTAGGTCATCGTCGCAAAGGATGCAGCCCTCTTCCACATCGACCGGCCTCGGTGGAGCGGCGACCGGCGAATCCCGGGATAGCGTGGACGGGCATTCAAAGGAGTCAAAGGGAAGCCAGTTTGGTCGCAGGCGGAGAGGAAGCGCATCGAGCAACCACTCAGGAGTTGCCAACAGCCAAACGAACACGCCCGCGAACTCGCAGCCTAGCTCGCCGCCTCCCCAGTCTCAGAAACGCAAGAAGGGTGGTCTGTTATCCCTCTTTGGATGCTGCGGCGTCCCGGACACCGCCAACGCTCTGGAGAATGGTGATCACCCGCTTCCAAACCACAAGGTTGAAAAGATTCCCAACCGGCCAGCTACTGCCAGCCGGAGGACGGCGACCCCCTCAGACCAGGCGACCCCGACAAAGACTTTGTACGAGAAGGAACAGACGCAGCCGACCCAAAGTACATCCGACTCGTCAAGAACGAAACGTGTTTCTGCGTCAACAACAAATCAGGACCAGTCTACGGTGGGAGAGCGCGAAAGCGAGTCGAAGCAGCAGCCATTGGTGGGAAGTGGCGGCCCTGTTGTCACAGTTCAGCCACCTCAGGTATCAGGAATTCCCGAATCTTCTGCCCAACAGTCCCAGCCACCTTCCCAGGACACAGACGGGGATGTTGAAATGCAGGACGAAGGTGCTTCCCAAGGCGACGTGGCACAACAAAGCGTCGAAGCTGCCCAGCAAAAACTCCCACCGCCTCCACCAGGACCGATACCCAGCTCTAACGCAGCAGAGGAACCCGTTGCGAGCTCCGACAATGACATGATCCCAGCGGCTGTCCCCGAGCCACCAGAGCAAAAGTATCTACTGCCGCCCATTCAGCCCAGGTTTAAGGGCAAGAAGTGCTTAGTTTTGGATCTCGACGAGACGCTGGTTCATAGTTCTTTCAAG ATCCTTCACCAGGCCGATTTCACGATACCAGTCGAAATAGAAGGCAACTACCACAATGTTTACGTGATCAAGCGCCCAGGGGTGGACCAGTTCATGAAGCGTGTTGGCGAGCTTTATGAGGTTGTCGTGTTTACTGCATCAGTGTCAAAG taTGGCGATCCTCTTCTGGACCAGCTTGACATCCACAATGTCGTTCACCACCGACTTTTCCGCGAGAGCTGTTACAACCACCAAGGCAACTATGTCAAGGATCTCTCCCAAGTTGGAAGAGATCTCAAGGACACAATTATCATCGACAACTCGCCCACATCTTATATTTTCCACCCTCAACATGCCGTACCGATCAGCAGTTGGTTCTCGGACGCGCACGATAACGAGCTCCTCGATTTGATACCCGTCTTGGAAGATCTGGCAGGGTCCAACGTTCAGGACGTCAGCCTAGTATTGGATGTTACACTCTGA
- a CDS encoding adenylosuccinate lyase → MPDYDSYQTPLGMRYASREMLTLFSPRSRNNTWRQLWIHLAEAEHELGLPQVTQEKIDELKAHAHVTDEAFEVIKAEEKIRRHDVMAAVHAYGKEAPGAAGIIHLGATSCYVTDNAELIFIKKGLELLLPKLAKVISNLQKFALKYKDLPTLGYTHLQPAQLITVGKRVCQWIQELTMDLEDIEHVLSALKLRGIQGTTGTKASFMELFQGDEVKVNKLNDILCKKLGFQGVYDISTQTYTRKVDLRVANALSAFGATAERIGLDIRHLANWKEIEEPFEAGQIGSSAMAYKRNPMRSERITSLGRKLSTLSVNFTKTFEVQMMERTLDDSAIRRIDIPEMFLLADAILISLDNVTDGLVVYPATVRSRVMQELPFMATENIIMKMVAQGASRQECHEEIRVLSHQASHAVKMEGKSNDLLERIKNTEYFKPVHAELDAMLDPALFTGCSQSIVERYCGPDGTVEKALAPYKEHIASAATAELSV, encoded by the exons ATGCCTGACTATGATAGCTACCAGACCCCGCTGGGCATGAGATATGCCAGCCGGGAGATGCTCACACTGTTCTCTCCTCGAAGCCGCAACAACACCTGGAGGCAACTCTGGATTCATCTCGCCGAGGCCGAACACGAACTTGGACTGCCCCAAGTTACCCAGGAAAAGATTGATGAGCTAAAGGCCCATGCCCATGTAACAGACGAGGCCTTTGAGGTGATCAAGGCTGAGGAGAAGATCCGTCGCCATGATGTTATGGCTGCCGTACACGCATACGGAAAGGAGGCTCCAGGCGCGGCCGGTATCATCCATCTGGGTGCCACATCTTGCTATGTGACTGACAACGCAGAGCTCATCTTCATCAAGAAGGGCCTTGAGCTGCTTCTGCCCAAGTTGGCGAAGGTCATCAGCAATCTCCAGAAGTTTGCCCTCAAGTACAAGGACCTCCCGACACTCGGCTACACTCATCTCCAGCCAGCTCAGCTCATCACAGTCGGCAAGCGGGTGTGCCAATGGATCCAGGAGCTGACCATGGATCTGGAGGATATAGAGCACGTCCTCTCCGCCCTCAAGCTGCGTGGTATCCAGGGAACCACGGGGACCAAAGCATCCTTCATGGAGCTCTTCCAGGGGGACGAGGTTAAAGTCAACAAGCTCAATGACATCCTTTGCAAGAAGCTCGGCTTTCAGGGTGTCTATGACATCTCCACTCAGACTTACACTCGAAAGGTCGACCTCCGTGTCGCAAACGCGCTTTCTGCTTTTGGCGCCACAGCCGAGCGCATCGGCTTGGATATCAGGCATCTGGCCAATTGGAAGGAGATTGAGGAGCCTTTTGAGGCGGGCCAGATCGGGTCGTCCGCGATGGCGTACAAG AGGAACCCAATGCGTAGCGAGCGCATTACCAGTCTCGGGCGCAAACTTTCGACGCTGTCCGTCAACTTCACCAAGACATTTGAGGTGCAGATGATGGAGCGCACACTGGACGACTCAGCCATCCGTCGCATTGACATTCCCGAGATGTTCCTGCTTGCTGACGCTATCCTGATCTCGCTCGACAACGTGACCGACGGCCTGGTCGTCTACCCCGCCACAGTCCGCAGCCGCGTTATGCAGGAGCTTCCATTCATGGCAACTGAGAACATCATCATGAAGATGGTTGCACAAGGTGCATCGCGACAGGAATGCCACGAAGAGATCAGGGTTCTGTCTCACCAAGCGTCGCATGCGGTCAAGATGGAGGGCAAGAGCAACGATCTGCTAGAGAGGATCAAAAACACCGAGTATTTCAAGCCGGTGCATGCCGAGCTTGATGCCATGCTTGACCCTGCACTTTTCACTGGCTGCTCGCAATCTATTGTCGAGCGGTACTGCGGTCCCGATGGAACGGTGGAGAAGGCATTGGCACCCTACAAGGAACACATCGCATCTGCAGCCACCGCGGAGCTTTCTGTATAG
- a CDS encoding glycosyltransferase family 28 domain-containing protein, producing the protein MMAGQEGKQSLQLQRDGDASSGNATRLVDVGDSAATDAPPAYSEHHDQFQLSQAGFAAGAAVTDDGRVNININQTSSRFTDLLIPALRTQTLPQEKITDLPPSYIPPSLGGLPGQAPPPKLNVVVQIVGSRGDVQPFVALGKVLKDTYGHRVRIATHPTFKGFVEENGLEFFSIGGDPAELMAFMVKHPGLMVPFEAIKDGEVKKRRMGIEEILLGCWRSCIETGDGSGPPPQMHKPNEPLDERFFVGSQGHQPFVADAIIANPPSFAHIHIAEKLGIPLHMMFTMPWSPTKAFPHPLANIQSSNATEVMTNYVSYTLVEMMTWQGLGDVINRFRLKTLDLEPLSLIWAPGLLARLRIPTTYCWSPALIPKPNDWNPEISISGFYFLNLASSYTPEPDLAAFLADGPPPVYIGFGSIVVDDPNALTKMIFEAVTKTGVRALVSKGWGGIGADSIGIPDGVFMLGNCPHDWLFQHVSCVVHHGGAGTTAAGIKLGKPTVVVPFFGDQPFWGSMIARAGAGPEPVPYKKLDAESLAAAIRKALEPATLAKAKELGEKIREEQGCDVGGKSFHDFLDTDSLRCSLAPSRVAVWRVRRSKVKLSAFAAAVLLEKNMLEQSDLKLYRAKEYTTEGQPWDPISAVTAALIGDVGTIAMTISDVPRELFKSRKKVPGTPGTPSADGKPQTDTASIATSTTAVASSASTSAVSIPNLTLSGPEHEKKGNASEEHIGASGARSPGSPHSATAARTPEVQHQNNSGQEANRTRSQSPGVTVQTAIDTGKGVARIVDAGFKTPMNFCLGLARGFRNAPRLYNDDSVRAPERVTDLGSGLKVAGKEFGLGLYDGISGLITQPLKGAQKEGSVGAIKGFGKGIGGIVLKPAAAFWSIPAYTMQGVNAEIRTIWSKSWQNYIVASRLAQGRQDLANSSYQEREDITLRWSCKNEELKGYFQLKHKSKDSQNGARSPSAIGSASPGIVSSSSVPPAAGPSSLAEPPKTGFWHTRKLSFEKRKELHAQREAWKRGQAGGGGSASTAAPPQANFEDEDLERAIRESVKQTSNGDPEEDVRIEQAIRQSVSEMHRLENNSEKASLKYPEPAVTAVAAQSSDDISDEQYQALIEEAVRQSLQSHNRACSSHNNSKAVDGGGDDDEQLRLAIKQSMEHGQTISYGGGETDEDLKRALYESETAHREQQRRDAAARTEEEVVLEYIKKQSLAEGEYARKGKGAAGSPPVTREDEEHDEDLKRALEESLKMSSGRPGGSSGQ; encoded by the exons ATGATGGCTGGCCAAGAGGGTAAACAGTCGCTGCAGCTCCAGAGAGATGGAGATGCTTCTTCGGGCAATGCGACGCGCCTGGTTGATGTTGGTGACTCCGCAGCCACGGATGCACCTCCGGCGTATAGTGAACACCATGATCAGTTCCAACTGAGCCAGGCTGGGTTTGCTGCAGGCGCCGCTGTGACCG ACGATGGTCGTGTCAATATCAACATCAACCAAACGAGCTCTAGGTTTACAGATCTGCTCATCCCTGCCTTGAGAACCCAGACTCTACCCCAGGAAAAGATCACGGATCTCCCACCATCATACATCCCTCCAAGCTTGGGTGGCTTACCCGGCCAAGCCCCACCACCAAAGCTCAATGTCGTCGTGCAGATAGTCGGCTCTCGAGGCGACGTGCAGCCCTTCGTGGCTCTAGGAAAGGTCCTCAAGGATACGTATGGCCACCGCGTGCGCATAGCCACGCACCCTACCTTCAAAGGCTTTGTCGAGGAGAACGGCCTTGAGTTCTTCAGCATCGGCGGCGACCCGGCTGAGCTGATGGCCTTCATGGTCAAGCATCCCGGACTGATGGTGCCCTTTGAGGCCATCAAGGACGGTGAAGTCAAAAAGCGCAGGATGGGAATCGAGGAAATATTGCTCGGCTGCTGGCGTTCTTGCATAGAGACTGGAGACGGCTCCGGACCACCGCCGCAGATGCATAAACCCAACGAGCCCCTGGATGAGAGGTTCTTCGTTGGGTCTCAGGGGCATCAGCCGTTTGTTGCCGACGCCATCATTGCGAACCCTCCCAGCTTTGCACATATCCATATTGCTGAGAAGTTGGGAATCCCTCTGCATATGATGTTCAC GATGCCTTGGTCACCTACGAAAGCCTTCCCTCACCCTTTGGCCAACATTCAGTCCAGCAATGCCACCGAGGTCATGACCAACTATGTTTCCTACACTCTAGTTGAAATGATGACTTGGCAGGGACTCGGTGACGTGATCAACAGGTTTCGTCTGAAAACTTTGGATCTGGAACCCCTTTCTTTGATATGGGCGCCTGGGCTTCTTGCGAGGTTGAGAATACCCACCACGTACTGCTG GTCGCCTGCGCTGATTCCTAAGCCAAACGATTGGAATCCTGAAATCTCCATTTCTGGCTTCTACTTCCTTAACCTTGCGTCATCTTACACGCCTGAGCCCGACCTGGCCGCCTTTTTGGCGGACGGGCCCCCTCCTGTTTACATAGGGTTTGGATCCATCGTGGTGGACGACCCTAATGCCTTGACAAAGATGATATTCGAAGCTGTAACAAAGACTGGCGTCAGGGCTTTGGTTTCGAAAGGATGGGGTGGCATTGGAGCCGACTCCATTGGCATTCCTGATGGCGTTTTTATGCTGGGCAACTGTCCGCATGACTGGCTCTTCCAACATGTGTCATGCGTAGTACACCATGGTGGTGCTG GAACAACCGCGGCTGGCATCAAGCTGGGGAAGCCAACCGTTGTGGTTCCCTTCTTTGGAGATCAACCATTCTGGGGCTCGATGATTGCGAGGGCTGGGGCTGGCCCTGAGCCAGTTCCTTACAAGAAGCTGGATGCCGAATCACTAGCTGCTGCTATTCGCAAAGCGCTGGAGCCTGCGACACTGGCCAAAGCCAAAGAACTTGGTGAAAAGATTCGAGAAGAGCAAGGCTGCGATGTTGGTGGCAAGAGCTTCCACGATTTTCTAGACACCGATAGTCTAAGATGTTCACTGGCGCCTAGTCGTGTCGCTGTATGGAGGGTTCGTCGCTCTAAAGTCAAGCTTAGCGCATTTGCCGCTGCTGTTCTCTTGGAGAAGAATATGCTCGAGCAGTCTGATTTGAAGCT ATATCGCGCCAAGGAGTACACCACTGAGGGTCAACCATGGGATCCCATCTCAGCAGTTACAGCTGCACTTATTGGTGACGTTGGCACAATCGCAATGACCATTTCTGATGTGCCTCGGGAGCTTTTCAAGAGCAGAAAAAAGGTACCCGGCACGCCTGGAACACCGTCTGCAGACGGCAAACCACAGACCGACACTGCTTCCATTGCAACATCTACAACAGCTGTTGCCAGTTCGGCATCCACAAGCGCCGTCTCTATTCCAAACCTCACCTTGAGTGGTCCGGAACAtgagaagaaaggaaatgCTTCCGAAGAGCATATCGGTGCCTCGGGTGCAAGGTCCCCTGGATCGCCACATTCCGCGACAGCAGCTCGAACCCCTGAAGTTCAGCACCAAAACAACTCTGGCCAGGAGGCCAACCGAACGAGGAGTCAGTCTCCAGGTGTGACGGTGCAGACAGCCATCGATACTGGCAAGGGCGTGGCGCGTATTGTTGACGCCGGCTTCAAGACTCCGATGAACTTCTGTCTTGGTCTAGCCCGTGGCTTCAGAAATGCACCCAGACTCTACAATGATGACAGTGTCCGTGCACCCGAGAGAGTGACCGATTTGGGCTCCGGGCTAAAAGTCGCTGGTAAGGAGTTCGGTCTTGGACTGTACGATGGAATCTCTGGCCTCATCACTCAACCCCTGAAGGGAGCCCAGAAAGAAGGTAGTGTCGGCGCTATCAAGGGTTTCGGCAAGGGAATCGGTGGTATCGTCCTCAAGCCGGCGGCAGCTTTCTGGTCGATACCGGCTTACACAATGCAGGGCGTCAACGCGGAGATCCGTACGATATGGAGCAAGAGCTGGCAGAATTACATCGTCGCATCCAGACTTGCGCAAGGTCGACAGGATCTCGCAAATTCGTCTTACCAAGAACGTGAAGATATAACTCTCCGCTGGTCTTGCAAGAATGAGGAATTGAAGGGATACTTTCAACTCAAGCACAAGTCAAAAGATTCACAGAACGGAGCTCGATCCCCTTCGGCAATAGGTTCGGCCTCCCCGGGTATTGTTTCAAGCTCATCGGTTCCCCCAGCTGCTGGACCTTCTAGCCTGGCAGAGCCGCCGAAGACAGGCTTCTGGCACACTCGTAAACTGTCATTCGAGAAGCGGAAAGAGCTCCATGCTCAAAGGGAAGCGTGGAAAAGGGGACAGGCCGGTGGAGGAGGCAGTGCTTCGACTGCTGCGCCGCCACAGGCTAACTTCGAAGACGAGGACCTGGAGCGCGCCATTCGCGAGTCTGTAAAACAAACGTCCAATGGAGATCCCGAAGAAGATGTCAGGATCGAGCAGGCAATTCGTCAGAGTGTTAGCGAGATGCACAGGCTCGAGAACAACAGCGAGAAGGCCAGCCTAAAGTATCCCGAGCCGGCGGTGACTGCAGTAGCCGCCCAGTCCTCGGACGACATCAGCGACGAGCAGTACCAGGCTTTGATTGAAGAAGCCGTAAGGCAGAGTCTACAAAGCCATAACAGGGCATGCAGCTCCCATAACAACAGCAAGGCCgttgatggcggcggcgacgatgatgagCAGCTTCGACTTGCTATCAAGCAGTCGATGGAACACGGGCAAACTATTTCCTACGGCGGAGGCGAAACGGACGAGGATCTCAAGCGAGCTCTGTACGAGTCCGAAACCGCACATCGGGAGCAACAGCGCCGGGACGCGGCTGCCCGGACCGAGGAAGAGGTGGTGTTGGAGTACATCAAGAAACAGAGCCTCGCGGAAGGGGAATATGCGCGCAAGGGCAAAGGAGCAGCGGGTTCTCCTCCCGTGACTAGGGAGGATGAGGAGCATGATGAGGATTTGAAGAGGGCGTTGGAGGAAAGCCTGAAGATGAGTTCGGGACGCCCGGGTGGTTCCTCTGGGCAGTAA